CTATAGGAAAAGGCAAAAATCAActggaatttctttttttttttttgtttgttttaatttaaaccatTTTAGTGGCAAATACTAAACCGTGGCTTGTAAAATTTCATCAGTCTCACCTCTTCCTCTACATCGGCAAGTTCATCTGCTCTCGCACTGTCACTGCTGGAGGAGATGCTGCCGCCATCACTGGTTCCATCTCCTTCCTGCAGGGCCTTTATGGCCTCTGCATTGATTATACCCAGAAAATCATTTTCTTCCAGAGgacctccctcttcctcctcgaTGTCAGAGCTGTCTGCAAGACCATCCAGCTGCACAATGTCGGATATTTCGCTGTAGCTGAAGTCAAGGTCCAGcttagaacaaaaagaaaaaggttgatTGGGAGTAACTGCTATCTAAATAATAGCCCCGCAATCTGCCATGTTGACAATTTATTTAAACCCAAAACTAAGAAATATTACCCCAAGAGCAGCCTCAGACTGATCACTCTTTGCAGATGCTAGATTCCTCGCCCTTTCTgctttctccctctcctcctcaaTCACTTCCTTCAGGATGTCATCAATGTCTCTGGTCTTTAACTGTTCTGCTTGTGTCAAATTGTCCTCAGTCTGGATCTGGAAGTCTAATACAGGTAATTGACTGCAGGGTAAAGCAGGCATACTGGGTTTCACTGGTTCAGGTTCTGGACTGAGCTCTTTTTCTCCCAGCGTGACCTCAGGCTGTGGAGAATGAGCCTCTTGAAGCTGCGAGGTGTTACCAGCAGAAACCTGTAGCTGCAGGGGGATGCTGCTCTCCTGACTGGGGGGTAAGCTGCCCTTCGGCTGAGGTGGCTGTGTGAAAGAATTTGCTGGAACAGAGGaaggctctgcctcctgagAATGAGTGGCAGTGGGTGCGAATGCAGCTGATGGAGGGGCACAGGCTTCCCTCCATTTAGTGATTTTCTGTGGGGGCTGGGATACAGGATGCTGACCCACTGGGGCCTGAGTAACCACAACAGGCACATTGACCTTATAAAGCTGACCTTAGGGAGATTAAAGAGTGAAATGTTACTTTATAGGTCAGTCCAGGTTAAAAACCACAACAGATGTAGGCCCAACAGGTGGAGTCATACCAGATGCTGTTTGTAGGGTGACTCCAGCTGGTATCTGCACAGGGTAAGCTATCCCAGTAGGGAGAGAAAATGTCGCAAGTgtatctgagttgttctgcaaaTAAACgtgaaaagaatattttaaagactCTGGTCTGATTAGGGTTGGATGTGTTAGATTTCTATGTggtatgaacattttaaaaaggtcctCCCAATCATATCTAATGGGTATTAATTTGATCAATTAAGTGATTTTTACTATGCTGGCCAGTAACAGTCATAATAACGCcttgttaaaaactaaattaatgttgacatttaaatgtaactatAATTCTAGCTGTTTGCTGTGGCAACCATCCAGCTGAAACTACAAAGTGAAATTTCAAAACCTTGACTTTAATATTTGGCAGTTAAATTCCAGTACTGTGTATTATTAGTGATTAACTCAAATGTGAAATTGTGCTGGTTAAAATATTTGCTTCCGTGTGACCTCCCATGTTATGAGCCACATGAAGTCATGGAGGTAATGTAGGTAATGTCTTGACTTGCCTTGACTGGGAAGCTGTGGATATTCTGTCTGGCAGGAATCACAACTGAggctgaggagaaaaaaaataaaataggtaaaataatttttaaaattaggaAAATTGGCATTATTCATAGATCACTTTGATTACTATAGTTTATACATTCTCAGACCAAAATGGCTAAATTAGAACTAATTAGCTGAAACTTTGCAAACAATTTTTTCCAGTTCCTTTAATGTGAAATTggctttgtacagtatatgtatacTGTGTATActtcaaaattaaattttttatttttgaccagcTGCAGTAATTATCTTGGGATCAGTAAAAAGGTAAAGGATGTTAGTTTTGTTGGTAAACAGTTAGATTTCTAGCAACAGTGCCTCGCCTGTGAGTTCCGGATCCGTCTGGCTGTAGTTGGCAGGGAGTTGGAGCACAAAGTTGGAGGAGTTGATATTGTTTTTCCTGAAGTCTTCCATTGCTTTTGACTGCATCATCTTTGACTCCCAAAGCTGCACAGCAGAAGACACAGCAGTCTGTCATGCTGGTATGGGGCATTCTTCCTCACTAGATGATCTAACTTTGCTGTAACTGACAGCTTGAGTCAAGatatgtgttattttctttccttttttaatgaaGCAGGGTTTTTTAGAATGCAACTCACATGTCTTAAATCGTCCAGGACCCGGTCTTCAAGCCCTTCATCCAGGAAGAGCTCCCTCATACTCTCAATCACATCATCAATTATGGACAAGTAGAGTTTGGCCTGCAGTTATTTATACAAACTTAAGGTAAGTAGAGTAGTAATACATCATAACCAGCCTGCATATGTTTTTGTGATCAATAGACCAAATTCTACTGCAGCTTCCATCTTGCtgacagatttaaaatgtagacTCAGCACATATTCACTAATTTCAGGTTCAAATAGAATCCTAGAAGcctgtagtagtagtatttttataggtaaaattttaattttcagaaTGTATAAGAGTTCCAGTATTTTagtcagcaacaacaaaacatacagaTTTACTGCATCACAAagtcaacacaacacaattcTTTAGCAAAACTAGGTAAAGGTAGCTCTGCTTACCACTGGGCCTGTGTTGGTCAGCATGATTTAAGGCAAAAAATAACTTTGGGCAAAGACCATCCGTTAAACTTGGAACACGTTAATATGTTAAGCTTGACAACCTGTTAAGTACACACAGGTGGCAGGAATCAAGCTCAACAGGTGTGTCTGAAGCAGAGGATGAAAATTTTCAAATCACTGATCATGGAAGTGTTTAATATTTGAGAAGAATTTGTAAGTATTTCCTGGCTGTTTCTCCTGTGTGGGCCATACATCAAGTAATCTTTGCTACTTATTTCAAATTAGAGTGAGGAGGTGATTATGCAGTGATAAAGTCCTATGGTACTCAAGAACTTCAGCTCTGTTCTCCAACAAACCTTtcactacccactgctgatcacctggatcaggtgtgttcactcTATCGGacgctggaagataccaatttaCTCAGTCTTCCCTGACTCCACCGTCATCTGATATGTTACAGCTTCTGATTCATGGAAAAAACCGGATGCTGGTTTTTAGCAGTGGGTAGTTGGATTGACTGCCGCTAACCTTGGTTATCATATATTATTCAGTCTATCCACTCTGTGGTGAACTAACTACAAACAGtttgtcttaaaaacaaaacataatatacACAGCACTAAGCACAACCCACCTGCCGAAGAGTAATCAGTTTTTAATTATCTGCtgttagcagtttgttttctcctAATACATTTACTAGATGATACCGTCTTTCTTAAGTcaacttaattttatttatttatcactaTTACAGATTTGCCTTCACCCTGATGCTGGAAGTGAATTTATTTAACAGGAGCCTGTCTTTACTCACTGctggatgtcttttttttcctaacaaAGCCTTGACGATAGGTAAAATTGAGAAATAATGTGCTATTTTGGCACCTGTTTGTTTCCAATAATGTATTACTGTGATTTTCCAACATGTGAAAATTCTGGGTTTATGAAAAGACCACCACAGCTCTGTGTGAACATGTGTCATGGGGCTTGGCTTTTGAAAATATCACGTTATTTACTGCCAAAATACAAATGTAGACAATTCAAGTTGAATTAACATCTGAGTAGAATTACAATGACTCATTcaagtttaattaaaatttttaatgtaCATATATCCAGCTTAAGCCAGGTACCTTATACATAAAGTCATCAGTCAAGACCTGTTCACTATGAAGCTTTTCTATTCTTTATTTGATCCAACCTATTCACAACCCCGAGGCAGAAAATTCATATAATAaggatttgtttaaataaaattatagtcCAGAATATAGCCTTGGTATGAAGTCAAATGTCAGCTCTAGGTAAGCAACAAACATAATGAGCTGTATTCatgtgggggggaaaaaaataaataaataaaaaataaaagtcatttcTCTCAGCCAATTAGAATATTGTTATATAAATCTCAGACCTTGCACATTTATGTATAGCTGCTACAATACAGCCATTTAAAATTACCATGGCTTTGACACTGAACTTTGAACCTCAGTAAGTTTTACCAAGTTGTCTTGAAAACTGATTAAGTTATTCCAGCTGCCATGAGAAGCTCAGCACAATGTGACCCACCTTTGAACTGAAATTTTGAGATACTTTGGAAGTTATCTTGCCACATAACACATGCGTACAAATGTGGAAAGCCAAAAGAATCAATTCTGAAGTGATGGGAACTTGAGTACCAAAAGGGTCTCACCCTAAACATCTGGTGATAATAAGCTCTTCTGAAACACAGTGAATATTGCTCATTACGTCAGCTGTTTACCTCACATAGCCGGTTCAGCACACATTATCAAGGCTGCCAATCGTTCTGGAAGACAGTGCAGACAATGCAAATGCAAGCTTATGTACAGTATTCATATAAACTTTAATATTACAATTAATAAATCTATAAAAGTGTAAAGTGCTAGGGCTATGTTAAACTGCTTGGTCTAAACTAATTCAGTCTCATTTATGAAATACAAACTGGGTTAACCTCCATGAGAAATGCTACCAGGCTATGTGTCGTTAGATGAACTTGACATCCGGTTTAAGCAGAAAGTCCCTCGTAacccttgtttttttgttatctttttttaactATTGAGAAAAGTTTGATAGTGATAGCATTCTCTTCTGAGCTTCACAAATCATCACTGTGTCATACAGCCAGATTCTCTCTGTGAGTCTGTTTCAATCCATTTCTTGTCCACTTCCAcctaaaaacacaagcacaaaatgAAGTTAGTTGCGCCAATAAACAGTGAAACATGTTAGAAATAAAATTTCAGCAATACTATTACAGTTCCTTCATCCAAACACAGCTCATAACAATGTTACCTTTGTTGACAACACATCAAAGACCCAAATTTTATATCCAACCTTAAACTTCTTAAACACTTGTTAAACAGCACAAAAGTGTAGATACACGCAAACAAAGATGAGCCCTCTGCTGCCACAAAGGATGGCTGTAGCCCTTCACTGGCTAAACAACcaaaactggattttaattGTGGACAGCAgctacagcaaaaaaaacaaagaaatgacgAAGCTTGTGGTTACGTATGGGATGGACAAAATTCTTCCCATTTCCACTGTTGACACGGTCAGTAATTCAGACCCTGACCCTTTGggaaacaaattttaaaatgtatgcaacAAGTTACTTTTAAAAGGAAGTAGAATAGtcatattttgaattttgtcaTAAACATTTTGAGTAAtaaaccaaacactgcaaataaaTATAGCTGTTCTCTATTACGATTAGGCTGCTGCATGAACTAAGCAAGATTCTATTACGCTGATAAATCATCCTACCTGACAATGATAGCGCGTCCAACTGGTCAAATGTTTCTGTGGCTGGATGTCGTTCACAGTGCCCAGTGACTTCACCCTGGTCTGTGATACAACTGCGcccataatttcacattccatCGTGACAAAAGGGTACCAGTCATTTGGGATCTCCTGATCAGATCCCAACTCGAGCTTGCAGGAAAATGAATGGGGATGATTCACTGCtgcaaaggagaaaaacaaggtCGCTTGTAGTCACACCAAGGATCCAAACCCAAGAAGCCAAGTAGAAAATATGTTAGGATGAATTTCAATCTCTCAGAAGTCCCTTACCCATATTTTTCGCAGGCAGTCTGTCGATCCTCCAGACGATGGCTGAATAAACATTCTCATACTTGACAGTGCCGATCGACACCTGCATGACAGGCTGCGAGTCTGAAGCATTGACAGCGCCCAAACAGGCATTTCTGTTCATACGGGCCTTCAGTGACCTCTGTCGCAGTAAGGCAACTGTCTGTGTCACTTTGACCCAGTCTCCAGGCACTGGCACACGGATGACTATGTTCTCACACAGTGGGTATGTATCACATCCCCCCATGGTGGAAAGGAAGGTGGGTGACATGTTAAGAAAGGCCTGAAGCTCCACATAGGCACCCTGAACTGTAACCACAGCTTTTACTGAGAAGGGGAATTCTGTGCAACCCAACATTGTCGTCTTGTACCGCATTAACTCCACCCTGCAAGCATCAGGAGGAGTGAACTTAACGAGCCGGGACCTCTGAAACTCagtctcattcacacatttgtgAAAATGGTAGTCAG
The nucleotide sequence above comes from Channa argus isolate prfri chromosome 1, Channa argus male v1.0, whole genome shotgun sequence. Encoded proteins:
- the gtf2a1l gene encoding TFIIA-alpha and beta-like factor, with amino-acid sequence MPALPCSQLPVLDFQIQTEDNLTQAEQLKTRDIDDILKEVIEEEREKAERARNLASAKSDQSEAALGLDLDFSYSEISDIVQLDGLADSSDIEEEEGGPLEENDFLGIINAEAIKALQEGDGTSDGGSISSSSDSARADELADVEEEDPLNSGDDVIEQDIPDLFDTENVIVCQYDKIHRSKNRWKFHLKDGVMCYGGRDYVFSKAVGEAEW